The stretch of DNA GCGACGCCCATCCCGAACTGACCTACGCCCTGGACGTCGACAAGGCGTGCGAGGACGCCGACCTGGTCCTGCATCTCACCGACTGGCCCGAGTACCGGGACATCGACCCCGCGGCACTCGCCACCCTCGTGCGCTCCCCCGTCCTCCTGGACGCCCGCAACAGCCTGGACGCCGGGTCCTGGTCGGCGGCCGGCTGGGCCGTGCACGCCCCGGGCCGCCCACGGCTCTGCGCGCCCGCTCCTTCGAAGGCCGAGACCGCCGCGCTCGCCGGAGGTGCGTCATGAGGGTCGTGGTGACGGGCGGCGGCGGGTTCGTCGGCTCCCATCTGTGCGAGGCCCTGCTGCGCAGAGGCGACACGGTCTACTGCCTGGACAACTTCTGCACCGGTGAACCGGAGAACGTCGCCCATCTGCGCGACGCGCCCCGCTTCCGGCTGGTCCGCGCCGACGTGACGACGCCCTTCGACGTGCCGGGCCCGGTGGACGCCGTGGCCCATCTCGCGAGCCCCGCGTCACCGCCGGACTACCACCGGCTCGCCGTGGAGACCCTGGCCGTCGGCAGCCGCGGCACCGAGAACGCCCTGCGCCTGGCCCGGCGGCACGGCGCCCGGTTCCTGCTCACCTCCACCAGCGAGGTCTACGGCGACCCCGAGGTCCATCCGCAGCCCGAGGAGTACTGGGGCCACGTCAATCCGGTCGGCCCGCGCAGCGTCTACGACGAGGCCAAGCGGTTCGCGGAGGCGCTGTCCATGGCGTACCGGCGCAGCCACGGCGTCGACGTGGGCATCGTACGGATCTTCAACACCTACGGCCCCCGGATGCGGCCGCACGACGGACGCGTGGTCTCCACCTTCGTCCGCCAGGCCCTGGCGGGCAGGCCGCTGACGCTCTACGGCGACGGCAGCCAGACCCGCAGCTTCTGCTACGTCGACGACCTCGTCCGTGGCCTCGTCGCGATGCTCGACAGCGACCGCGGCGGTCCGGTGAACCTGGGCAACCCCAGCGAGCGCACCGTCCGCGAACTGGCGGAACTCGTGCTGCGCATCACCGGATCGCCGTCGCGGATCGCGTACCGCCCGCTGCCCGTCGACGATCCGGCCCGCCGCCGCCCGGTGATCAACCGGGCCGTGGAGCAGCTCGGCTGGATGCCCCGGGTCCCGCTCGACGAGGGCCTGCGGCACACGGTGGCGTGGTTCACCGCGCGGTCGGCGCCGCGGCGCACGCGTATGCCGGTGGAGGCCTGATCCCCATGACCGGGAAAGCCGCGACCTCCGCCGTCGGGCGCCTCACCGCCCCCGGCGTCCTCACCGCCGCGATCGCGCTGATCGGCGCGAGCGGCTGTGCGGCCACGCCGCACTACGCCCCTTCGGCCGACACCAGCACGTACTACGTCAGCCCCGAAGGGGACGACCAGAACGAGGGTTCCTCGCCGGGGCAGGCCTGGCGTTCCCTCGCCCGTGCCGAACGCGTGGCGCTCGAACCCGGCGACCGGCTGCTTCTGGAGGGCGGCGCACGGTTCACCGGCACCATCACCCTGGGCAGTGCCGAAGCAGGCCGTGCGGACCGGCCCGTGGTGGTCGGTTCGTACGGCGACGGCCGTGCGACGGTTGATGCCGAGGGCTCCCCCGGCATCTCCGTGCACAACACCGCGGGCGTGGAGATCCGCGACCTCACCGTCACCGGGGATCGCGCCTCCTACGCCCGCGATGGTGGCATCAACCTCCACGCCGACCGTCCCGGCGGCGGAAAGCTGGACCGTGTCTCCGTCTCCGACGTGACCGTCTCCGGATTCCAGGTGGGCATCGCGGTCGGCGGCGTCGAGAAGGGCAACGGCTTCAAGAACGTGACGATCCGTCAGGCCCAGCTGCACGGCAACAAGGACGCCGGCCTCCTGACGTACGGCCCCGCGTTCGAACCCGGTCAACCGGCCTACGCGCACGAGGACTTCGACATCTCGGACGTCGACGCGTACCGGAACACCGGTGATCCCGGCGCGGACGACCGGCACACCGGTGACGGCATCATCCTCGGTGCCGTGCGCCACGCCACGGTGCGCGACTCCAGCGCCCACGACAACGGATCGAGGTCGTCCGGCGAGGCGCCTTCGGGTCCGGTGGGAATCTGGGCGTACGACGCCAAGGACGTGGTCCTTGAGCACAACACCGCCTACCGCAACCACACGGGATCCAAGGTCGACGGCGCCGGGTTCGGCTTCGACGAGAACGTCTCGGACTCGACGATGCAGTACAACCTGGCGTTCCACAACGACGGCCCCGGCTTCTACGCGTACACCCGCAAGGTGAACGGCGCGCACACCGACAACACGATCCGCTACAACATCACCTCCGACGACGGCCGCAAGCTGCCGCGCTTCGGCGGGCTCGCCGTCTACGGCCATGACGTGCGGAACCTGCGGATCTACCAGAACACCGTGGTGATGACGGCCCTGGAGAACGGGAAGAGCGGGCCGGCCCTGCGCCTGATGGACGGCCAGACAGGAGTCACCGTCCGCAACAACACCTTCGTCACCGACGGCTCTCCGCTGGCCCTGGCGGACCAGGGACTCACCGCCAAGAACGTCCTCGTGCAGGGCAACAACTACCGTGCCCCGCAAGGACAGTGGGCGGTGCAGTGGGGCGACCACGCCTACACCGGTCTCGACGCCTGGCGGAAGGCGACCGGCCAGGAACGCGTCGAAGGACGGCCCTCCGGCCTGACCGTCGACCCGTGTCTCGCCGGAGGCGAGCTGCCGTCCATCACCTCCCCCGATGACGCGCACCTGTTCGCCCCGGACTGCGCCGCTCTCGCGGACAAGGGCCTCGATCTGCGGAAGCTGTTCGGCATCGACCCCGGATCCGTCGACTACTTCGGCCGGCCCGTCGGTACGCCTCCGCCGGTCGGGGCCGCGCTGCCCACGCCGGACTGAAGAGGACCGAAGTGGGCTGACGCGGGCCGAAGATGCAGGCCTCCACCGCCCAGGCCTACGATCGAAGAGAGCGAGACCCCGGGATGACGCGTGATTCTCGGCCGGGTGTCCCTGCCACGCAGGGAGGCGCTTTGCCATTGCTTCGGGCACACCCTCGGGTCCCACCACGGGCACGTCGGCTCATGGCCGCCTACGTCGTCCTGGTCGTCGCTCTCACCACCGTGTACATGACGCTCCCGGGCCTGTGCGCCGCTCTCTGGGCCCTCATCGGCCTCGGTGGCGTCGCGGCCGTGCTCGTCGGTGTGCGCGTCCACCGTCCCGAGCACCGCTGGCCGTGGTGGGTGCTCGCGGCCGGGCTGCTCGCGTTCGCCGCGGGCGACACGTACTACAACGTGGTCGAGCAGTACTTCCAGGCGTCGAATCCCTTCCCTTCCCCGGCGGACGCCTGCTATCTCGCGGTGTATCCGCTCCTGGCCGCCGGCCTCTTCGGCCTCGTCCGCTACCGCTGGGCGGGCCGCGACCTGCCGAGTCTCCTCGACGCGCTGATCATCACCGGCGGGCTCGCGCTGCCCGTCTGGGTCTACCTCGTCCAGCCGCTCACCGAGGTCGAGGGCATGACCTGGACGCAGCGCGCCATCAGCATCGCCTACCCCCTGGGCGACGTCCTGGTCCTGGCCCTCCTCGCCCGGCTGCTCACCCCGGGCTTCGCGACCGGCCGCAATCCCGCCGTACGCCTGCTCGTGCTCGGCACGTTCACCCTGCTCGCCTTCGACATCGCGTACGGGATTCTGCAGCTCAACGGGTTGTGGCAGACCGGCACGCTTCTGGACATGGGCTGGATCGTCTTCTACACGGCGTGGGGCCTTGCCGCGCTGCACCCCTCGATGGTCGAACTGACCGCGTACACGCACCAGCGTCAGTCCCTGCTCCCGCCGCCGCGCAGACTCGTGCTCCTCGCCGCGGCCACCCTCATCGCCCCGGCGATCCTGCTCACGGAGGGCCTGCTCGACAGTGCCCACGACGCGGCCGTGATCGCCGCCTTCTCCGGCACCCTGTTCCTTCTGGTGATCCTGCGGCTCGCGGGCATGGTCGTGGTGCACCGCAAGGCCGTGGACCGCGAGCTGGCACTGCGTGGCGCGGCCGCCTCGCTGGTCTCGGCGAACACCGCGGAGGAGATCACCGGGACCTGCGAGACGACGGTCGCCGCGCTCTCCGGTCCCGGAACCCTGCCCGGGACCCTGCTCCTGGAGCCGGGCGACTGCCTGCCGGCGGTCCCCTACGCCGCACTCGACCTGCGCCGCACGCGTCTGGTCCGGGCCGCCACCCTCGGTCCGGAGATCGCGGCCCGTCTGGGGGCCTCGCAGTGCGCGCTGGTGTGCCCGATGATCCAGCGCGACCGTCCGGCCGGGGAGGAGCCGCCGGGGGTACTGATCGCGGGAGGCTCCGAGAAGCAGCTCACCGAGATCTGGGGCTCCCTGGAGATCCTCGCCTCGCACGCGGGCCTGGCCAAGGAGCGCATCGCGCTGCGGCAGGAGATCATCCGCCGGGAGAGCGAGGCGTACTTCCGCACGTTGGTGCGCAACGCCTCCGACGTCATCCTCATCGTCGACGACGACGACACCGTCCGGTACGCGAGCCCGTCCGCGCAGGCCGTCTTCGGGGACGTCCGGCTGATCGGGGCCGGACTGCCGGAGCTGGTGGACCCACGGGACAGGGACCGGGCCACGCGGGTGCTCGCGGCGATGCGCGGCGGCGAACAGCGGGAGCCCCACGACTACTGGTGGATGCCGCGGGGAGCCGGGCGCATCGAGGTGGAGGTGCGGTGCAGCGATCTGCGCCGGGACCCGACCGTGCGGGGGCTCGTGGTCACCCTGCGGGACGTGACCGAGCAGCGTCAGCTGGAGCACGAGCTCACCCAGCGGGCCTTCCACGACGCGCTGACCGGCCTTCCCAACCGGACGCTGCTCCTGGAGCGCATCGAGCGCGCGCTGCTGCGCGGCCGCCGGGAGTCGACGCTGACGTGCGTGCTCTTCGTCGACCTCGACGACTTCAAGGTCGTCAACGACACGCTGGGGCACTCGGTCGGCGACCGGCTGCTCGTCGCCGTCGGTTCCCGCCTCTCGCGGACGCTGCGTCGCAGCGACACCGCGGCCCGCCTCGGCGGCGACGAGTTCGCCGTCCTGATGGAGGACGCCAAGGAGCCCGTCGACGCCGAGATCCTGGCCGCGCAGATGGTGCAGGCACTCAGCAGGCCCTTCCAGCTGTCCGGCGACAGCGTGAGCGTCTCGGCGAGCGTGGGCGTGGCCACGGCCGTGGACAGCGTGAATGCCGAGGAACTCCTCGCCCACGCCGACCTCGCGCTGTACGCCGCCAAGGCCTCGGGAAAGCGTCAGTGGCGCCGCTTCCAGCAGCGGCTGCACGTACGCATGCTGGAGCGGCACGACCTGCAGGCGAGTCTGGACCGGGCGATCGCCGACAAGGAGTTCGCACTGCGCTATCAGCCCGTCGTGGACATCGGCCCGAACGGCAGCCCGGCGGGCGGTGCGCCGCACGCCGCCGAGATCGTCGGATTCGAGGCGCTGACCCGCTGGCCGCACCCCCGGCGCGGCCTGGTGCCGCCGCAGCAGTTCATCCCGCTCGCCGAGGAGACCGGGCACATCACGCCGCTCGGCGCCTGGGTCCTCGGCAGCGCCGCAGCGGACATCGCCGGACTGCAGAGCGCGGGCGCCTCTTCTGGCCGCCACCCCTACATCAGCGTCAACGTGTCCGCGCGGCAGTTCCGCGACCCGGGCTTCCTCGACGAGGTGCAAGGCGCCCTGGCGACTCCCGGACTCGCCCCGGGTTCCCTGCAGCTGGAGCTCACCGAGACCGTGCTGATGCGGCGTGACGGGCAGATCCAGGCGGTCATGCAGGCGCTGAAGGATCTCGGCGTGCGGATCGCGGTGGACGACTTCGGCACGGGATTCTCCTCGCTGCGCTACCTCCGCGAGTTCCCCGTCGACGTACTCAAGATCGACAAGTCGTTCATCGACGACATCGCCGACGACGCCCGGCAGCTCGCCCTCGTCGAGGGGATCGTGCACCTCGCCGACACGATGGGCCTCCAGGTCATCGCCGAGGGGATCGAGAAGCCCGCGCAACGGGATCTGCTGGCCGGGATGGGCTGCGGGTTCGGGCAGGGCTATCTCTTCGCGCGGCCGCTGACGGCCGAGCAGGGGGAGCACCTCCTGCGCAGGCGCCGGGGGCTCGACGGTGTCGCCGCGGGCCTCGGAGCAGGTCGGGGCCGCCGGGCCCGTGCCGCTCCTGCCCCTGTCGTCGCCCCGCCCGCACCGACCCTCCCGGAGAGGGAGACCACCATGAGCGAACCGGACGCCGAACTCCTGGGAGTACGGCGCGATCCGCGCTGGGGCGATCTCGACGAACTGCGGCGCACCAGCCCGATGAGCGACTGCGTCCTGGACGAGGTCCGCGGCCGGCACATCCGCAGCGCGGACCACTGGCTCATCGACTTCGCCTCCTGCAACTACCTGGGCTTCGACTGCGACCCGGAGATCATCGACGCCATCGAACCCGCCGTACGCCGCTGGGGAACCCACCCCAGCTGGTCCCGGCTCCTGGGCAGCCCCCGGCTCTACCCCGAGATCGAGGAACGCCTCGCCGCGCTGCTCGGGGCGCCGGACACCCTGCTGCTCCCCACGGCCACGCTGATCCACGCCTCGGTCATCCCCGTCCTCGCCGCCGAGGGACACGTCTTCGTCGAGGCAGCGGCACACCGCACCGTGTACGACGGCTGTGTCTCGGCCCGCGGGCAGGGCGCGACGCTGCGGCGGTTCCACGCCGAGCGCCCCGACGAACTGGCCGACCTGCTGCGGGCGGTACCGAACGGTTCGCCCCGCCTGGTCTGCCTCGACGGCGTCAACAGCATGAGCGGGAACATCGCCGACGTGCCCGAACTCGCCGGTATCTGCCGGGACTTCGACGCCACGCTCTACATCGACGACACCCACGGGTTCGGCGTCATCGGGGAGCGCGGCGCCGACGAACCGTGCCCCTATGGATTTCGCGGCAACAGCGTCGTGCGGCACACGGGAGAGACGTACGACAACATCGTCCTCGTCGGCGGCTTCTCCAAGGCCTACTCGTCGCTCCTCGCGTTTCTCGCCCTGCCGCCCTGGCTCAAGGACCACCTGAAGGTCGCCGCCGCCCCCTATCTGTACTCCGGGCCCTCGCCCACGGCCTCGCTGGCGACCGCGCTCGCCGGTCTTGAGGTCAATGACCGGCGCGGCGACGCCATCCGTGCCGATCTGCACCGCAAGACCGTCCGGGTGCTCGACCACGTGGCCGGGCTCGGCCTGGGAACGCTCAACTCCGATCAGCTGCCGATCGTGGAGATCCCCCTGGTCAACGCGTCGGACCTGGACGCGGTGGCCGACTTCCTGTGGGAGCAGGGCATCTATGTGACCCTGGCGGCCTATCCGCTCGTGCCGCACGACCGCGTGGGTTTCCGCGTGCAGCTCACGGCCCTGAACTCCGACGACGACATCGACCGGCTCAACGCCGCCCTGACGCGCCTGTCCGAACGGTTCCCGCTGCGGCCGGGGAGCTGACCCGCCATGGCTCCGACCCGCAACGACGACGTCGACTGGGACAGCTGGCCCGTCCAGGACTATCTCGGCGAGAACTACCGCGAGCTGCATCCGTCCGACGCCGCGGTCATCGCCCACCACTCCGCGTTCTACCGGCAGTTCGTGCCGGGGAGCGCCGCACGCTCCCTCGAGTTCGGGGCCGGGCCGAACCTCTACCCGCTGATGCTCGCCGCCGCTGCGAGCCGCCGCATCGACGCCGTCGAGGCGAGCGCGGCGGGCGTCGCCTATCTGACCCGGCAGCTCGAACGGGCCCCCGACGACAGCTGGTTGCCCTTCCACGCGCTGTGCCGCCGCCTCAACCCCGATCTGCCGTCCACGCTTCCTGGGGCGCTCGCGGGCGTGCGCGTCGTCCACGGAGACATCCGGGCACTGCCGCCGGGTACGTACGACATCGCGTCGATGAACTTCGTCGCCGAGGGCGTCACGGAGGACTTCGCGGAGTTCACCGACTTCTGCCACCGCTTCATCCGCTCCGTCACCCCCGGCGGCCGTCTCGTCGCGGCGTTCATGGAGAACATGCCGACCTACCGCATCGGGCCCGCGTCGCGGTGGCCCGGCTGCCCGGTGGACCCGGCGGTCGTCACCGAGGTGTTCGCCCCGCTCACCGAGAGCCTCGTCGTCACCCGGATCGACGCCGACCCGACGCTGCCGGACTACGGCGACTCCGGGATGGTGCTGCTCACGGCAGCGAGGCCGGTATGACGGCGAGGCAGGCACGACAGGGCACTCTCAGGCGCCCGCCTCCTGCAGCGCGAACGCCGTCTCGACCAGGGCGATGTGGCTGAACGCCTGCGGTGCGTTGCCCAGTTGGCGGCGGCTGTCCGGGTCCCACTGTTCCGCAAGGAGGCCCACGTCGTTGCGTACGTCCAGGACGCGTTCGAAGGTCTCCCGCGCCTGCCGGAGCCGGCCGGTCGCCGCCAGCGCGTCGGCGTACCAGAGGGAGCACGCCACGAACGTGCCCTCGGAGCCACGCACACCGTCCACGCTGTGCGTGCCCCGGCCGTCGTGGGCGTACCTCCGCACGAATCCGTGGTGGTCCAGGGCCCGCATCGCCCGGACCGTGTCGCGCACGCGCGCGTCGTCGGCGGGCAGGAAGCCGACCTTGGGGATCAGCAGGGCCGACGCGTCCAGGGCGGACGATCCGTAGGACTGCACGAACGACCGCCGTCCGTCGTCCCACCCCTCGCGGCACACCTCCCGGTGCACCGCGTCCCGCATGGCGCGCCACTCCCCCGCGGATCCGTTCCTGCCGAGCATCTCGCCCATGCGCAGGGCGCGGTCGGCGGCGACCCACGCCATGACCTTGGAGTGGACGAACTGCTGCCCCGCGCCGCGGACTTCCCACAGCCCCTGGTCCGGTTCGCGCCAGTGGTCCCGCAGATGGCTCATCAGGGATTCGACCAGGCTCCACAGCCGGGGCTGCATCGGGATCCCCGCCCGCAGCGACAGATAGAGCGTGTCGAGAACCTCGCCGTAGACGTCCAACTGGAGCTGATGGGCCGCGGCGTTCCCGAACCGGACGGGCCGCGAACCCTCGTAGCCGGCCAGCCAGGGCGCCTCGGCCTCCGGCAGCAGCCGCTGCCCCTCCACTCCGTACACCGCCTGGAGACCGGCGGGGTCGCCCGCCACGGCACGCACAAGCCAGTCGAGCCAGGCCGTCGCCTCGTCGCGATAGCCGCTGCGCAGCAGGGCGGACAGGGTGAGCGTGGAATCGTGCAGCCAGCAGAAGCGGTGGTCCCAGTTGCGTTCGCCGCCGACGCACTCGGGGAGCGAGGTGGTCGGTGCGGCGACGACACCGCCCGTGGGCGCGTAGGTGAGGGCTTTCAGCGTGATCAGTGAGCGGGTGACGGCCTCGCGCCAGGGGCCCTGGTAGCGGCACTGGGCCGTCCAGTTCCGCCAGAAGTCGCCGGTGGCCTTCAGTGCCGTCTCCGCCGGGACCCTGAGGGGCTCGGGCGGTTCGGGCAGGTGCGAGGGCGCCCACACGAGTTGCAGCGCGAGGCGCTGGCCCGCCGAGACGGTGAAGTCCAGGACGGTGGAGTCGCGGATGCCGGGGTCAGTGGCGGTTTCGTGGGCCGTGGAGTCCGCGCCGGCCCGTATCTCCATGGGGCCGTCGGCGCTCAGCCAGAGGGAGTCAGGGCCGGCCACCGCGACCGTGCAGTGCTCCTGGGCCCGCACCCACGGCATGACTCGGCCCTGGTTGAAGCGCGGCCGCAGTTCGCTGCGCATGGCCACGGCGCCGGACAGGCCCTCGACGACGCGCACGATGCAGGGCAGCTCCGCGCGGGGAGGCATGAAGTCCGTGACGCGCACGGCACCGGTCGCGCACTCCCAGTGGGAATCCATGACCAGTGTGTCCTGGCGGTAGGCCCGCTGTGCGCAGGGGCCCGCGCCGACGGGGGAGATCCGCCAGAAGCCGTTGTCCGCCGTGCCGAGCAGCGCGGCGAAACAGGCCGGTGAGTCGAAGCGCGGCAGGCAGAGCCAGTCGATCGACCCGTCCCTGCCGAGCATGGCGGCGGTTTCCAGGTCGCTGATGAGGGCGTAGTCCTCGATGCGAGCGTTCATGATCGAGTCACGCCGTCGTGCACATTGCCGCCCTTCCATTGTACGGCGGGCACGGCCATCGGGCCTGGGCTCAGGCCCCCGCCCGGGGCACCACGAGACCCGACTCGTACGCGGCGACCACCGCCTGGGTGCGGTCGCGCAGGCCGAGTTTGCCGAGCACCCGGCTCACATGGGTCTTCACGGTCTCCTCGCTGACGTGCAGCCGCCCGGCGATCTCCGGATTGGACAGGCCCTCCGCGATCAGCCGCAGCACCTCGGTCTCGCGCGGCGTGAGGGCGTCGACGCGGGCCGTGGGTCCGGCGGGCGGTCCGGGCCTGAGGCGGGCGAACTCCGCGATGAGGCGCCGGGTCACGGTGGGGGCGAGCAGCCCCTCGCCCGCGGCCACCACCCGCACCGCGTCGAAGAGGCGCTCCGCCGTGACGTCCTTGAGCAGGAACCCGGCGGCGCCCGCGCTCAGCGCGTCGTACACGTGCTCGTCCAGGTCGAAGGTGGTGAGGATCAGCACGCGCGTGCCGGTCCCGGCGAGGCGTCCGGTCGCCTCGATGCCGTCCATCACCGGCATGCGGACGTCCATCAGGACCAGGTCGGGCCGCAGCTGCCGGCAGAGTTCGACCGCCCGCGCGCCGTCGGCCGCCGTGCCGACGACCGTGAAGTCGGGCTGTGTGGCGAGGAGTCCGGCGTATCCGGCGCGTACGACCTCGTGGTCGTCGGCGATGACGAGGCGCAGGGCGGGGGCGCCGGGACTGCCTGGGGTGCTCATGCGGCATGCTCCCTCATCGGCGCGGGGAACGTCGCCTCGATGAGGAATCCGCCGCGCCGCGCGGGGCCCGCGCGCAGCTCGCCGCCGACCATCGCGGCGCGCTCCCGCATGCCGACGAGGCCGTGCCCTTCGCCGAGGCCGTCCGAGGTGTGCGGGCTTGGCCCGTTGTCGCGTACGCGCAGGCGCAACCCGCCCTGGGTGTAGCGGAGTTCGACGTCCACGGCGGCGCCGGGCGCGTGCCGCCGGGTGTTGGTGAGGGCCTCCTGGACGATGCGGTACGCGGTGAGTTCGAGACCGGGATCCAGCGGGCGCACCGGGCCCTCGACGATGAGGCGCACGGCGGCGGCCGAGGCGTCGCGGGCCTCGTCGACGAGTTCGCCGAGCTGTCGGAGCCCCGGCTGGGGGCGGCGGTCCGGCGCGGCGCCCCCCGCGTCCTCGCGCAGCACGCCGAGCAGCCTGCGCATCTCGGTGAGCGCCGTGCGGGCGGTGTCGCCGATGGCCAGGAAACGTTCGGCGCCGACGGCGGGCAGGCCCGGCGTGGTCAGCCTGGCGGTCTCGGCCTGCACCGCGATCATGGAGATGTGATGGGCGACGACATCGTGCAACTCCCGGGCGATCCTGGCCCGTTCACCCCGAGCGACGTGCTCCAGCAAAGTGTCCGCGATGGCCTGCTCGGCCGCGGTGTTCACGAGGGCGGTGTCGCGCGCGCTCCGGGCGAGACCGGTCCCTGCGGCGACGGCGGCGCACACCGCGGTGAGGACGGCGAGGAACCGGTCCCCCGCCCCGGAGCCGGCGGGCACGGTGACCGCGTAGGCGATGAAGGGCAGGGGAAGGAGGGCGGCAAGGTACCTCAGGCCCCGGCGTCCGGCCTGATGGAGCGAGACGAGCAGCGCGCACAGACCGGCGCCGGTCAGCACGTGGAACGGCGCGAGGGACAGCATCCCCGCCGCACCGGCGAGCACGACAGCGGCGGCGAGGAAACCGCGGGCGGGTCGTGGGGTGGACAGGCGCGGGGTGAGGCGGCGCGCGGTGAGCGGGCGTAGGCCCAAGGTCGACGCCACGTTGCTGCCCGCCAGGACCGCGACCGGCGTCGTCGTTCCCAGTGCGAGTGACAGTGCCAGCGGCAGCGGGACATCGCCGTCCGCGCGCACCAGTACCTCGATCACGGCGCCTAGTGCCAGCACCGCCGCGGCAACGCCCGCCCCGGAAGATTTCACCCTCACACGTGTCATTGTCACCGGCTGGGGCCCCGTCGGAGTCCCTCACGTGAGGGATACGAAGACTGCTCCACGGCGTGACGACCCGCGGCCACGGCGTCTCTAGCCTCGCTTCCCATGGATGGCATAACAGCAACACCCGACGGTGGCGAAGCAACCATCGAAGTGCGCGGGCTGCGCAAGCGGTTCGGCTCCGTCACCGCGGTGGACGGTCTCACGTTCACTGTCGCACCCGGGCAGGTCACGGGGTTCGTCGGCCCCAACGGCGCGGGCAAGTCGACGACCATGCGCATCGTCCTCGGCCTGGACTCCGCCGACGAGGGCACCGCCCTCATCGGCGGCCGTCCCTACCGGGCACTGCGCACGCCCCTCCTTGAAGTGGGCTCGCTGCTCGACGCGGCCGCCGTGCATCCCAGCCGCCGGGGGCGCGATCACCTTCTGTGGATGGCGCATTCGCACCGCCTTCCCGTGCGGCGCGTCGACGAAGTCCTGGAGCTCGTCGGGCTCGGGCAAGCCGCGCGGCGCAGAGCAGGGGGGTACTCGCTCGGCATGCGGCAGCGCCTCGGCATCGCGGCGGCGCTGCTCGGTGATCCGCCCGTGCTGCTCTTCGACGAACCCGTCAACGGACTCGACCCGGAGGGCATCCGGTGGATCCGCGGCTTCCTGAAGTCCCTGGCCGCCGAGGGGCGGGCCGTACTCGTGTCCAGTCACCTGATGAGTGAACTGGAGGACACCGCGGACCACTTGGTGGTGGTCGGCCGCGGGCGCGTCATCGCCGACACGAGCGTACGAGAGCTGCTCGCCGCCGCGTCGGGCGACCGCGTCGAGGTGCGGACGGCCGACCGGACGGCGGCGATGACCGTCCTGGCGGGCGGGGGCGCGAGCGTCGCGGCGACCGGACGCGACACCCTCGCCGTCTCCGGTCTCGCGGCCGAACGGGTCGTGGAACTGCTCGGCGGCGCCGGTGTCTCCTTCTCCGGGGTCTCCGCGCACCGGGCCACGCTCGAAGAGGCGTACATGGAACTGACCAGGAACGACGTGGAGTTCGCTGCAGAGCACCCCGTCGAGGGGAGCACGCGATGACCACCACCGAGACGCCACCTCGCGGGCCGAGCACGGTCGTGGTCGGCCGCGACGGCTTCCCGCAGCTCCTCCGCGCCGAGTGGACCAAGCTGCGTACGGTGCGCCGCTGGGCCCTCACTCTGCTGGCCGCGGTCCTGGTGACCGTACTGATCTCCCTGTTCTCCGCGGCCAGTTCGAGCGTCGACATCGCGGGCGGCGGCTCGACCGCGCCCACCGGCCCCGGCGGGCAGTCCATCCGTGACGACTTCACCTTCGTGCACCGCACGCTCCCCGCCGACGGCAGCATCACCGCGCGGGTGGCGGGACCGGAGGGCGTGAGCCCCGACCGGGCGCCCGAGTGGGCCAAGGCCGGGGTGCTCGTCAAGGAGAACACCGAGAGCGGTTCCGACTACGCCGCCCTGATGGTCACCCCCGGGCACGGGGTGCGGTTCCAGAGCCACTTCACCGGCGATGTCGCGGGCGGAGCCGCGTCCGCCGACAAGCCGCACCGGCTGCGGCTGACCCGGTCGGGCGCCACCGTCACGGCGTACGTGCCGGCCGACAGCGGCGGTTGGAGGAAGGTCGGCACGGCCGAACTCGACAACGCTACGGGCGCGGTCACCGTCGGGCTCTTCGTGGCGTCGCCCAACGTGCAGTCCATGAACCGCGAGT from Streptomyces sp. BA2 encodes:
- a CDS encoding UDP-glucuronic acid decarboxylase family protein, which produces MRVVVTGGGGFVGSHLCEALLRRGDTVYCLDNFCTGEPENVAHLRDAPRFRLVRADVTTPFDVPGPVDAVAHLASPASPPDYHRLAVETLAVGSRGTENALRLARRHGARFLLTSTSEVYGDPEVHPQPEEYWGHVNPVGPRSVYDEAKRFAEALSMAYRRSHGVDVGIVRIFNTYGPRMRPHDGRVVSTFVRQALAGRPLTLYGDGSQTRSFCYVDDLVRGLVAMLDSDRGGPVNLGNPSERTVRELAELVLRITGSPSRIAYRPLPVDDPARRRPVINRAVEQLGWMPRVPLDEGLRHTVAWFTARSAPRRTRMPVEA
- a CDS encoding right-handed parallel beta-helix repeat-containing protein, translating into MTGKAATSAVGRLTAPGVLTAAIALIGASGCAATPHYAPSADTSTYYVSPEGDDQNEGSSPGQAWRSLARAERVALEPGDRLLLEGGARFTGTITLGSAEAGRADRPVVVGSYGDGRATVDAEGSPGISVHNTAGVEIRDLTVTGDRASYARDGGINLHADRPGGGKLDRVSVSDVTVSGFQVGIAVGGVEKGNGFKNVTIRQAQLHGNKDAGLLTYGPAFEPGQPAYAHEDFDISDVDAYRNTGDPGADDRHTGDGIILGAVRHATVRDSSAHDNGSRSSGEAPSGPVGIWAYDAKDVVLEHNTAYRNHTGSKVDGAGFGFDENVSDSTMQYNLAFHNDGPGFYAYTRKVNGAHTDNTIRYNITSDDGRKLPRFGGLAVYGHDVRNLRIYQNTVVMTALENGKSGPALRLMDGQTGVTVRNNTFVTDGSPLALADQGLTAKNVLVQGNNYRAPQGQWAVQWGDHAYTGLDAWRKATGQERVEGRPSGLTVDPCLAGGELPSITSPDDAHLFAPDCAALADKGLDLRKLFGIDPGSVDYFGRPVGTPPPVGAALPTPD